A genomic window from Clostridium aceticum includes:
- a CDS encoding cation-translocating P-type ATPase, producing the protein MIEASKHTPQQDKDIILYKRIRISVDNVYRNEIFSINLSRYLMSLHGVQQAQANPITGRILVVFDENIINEDIIKEEIDNFTNTPSSTSKNIHKSNGQLPYHVLSTEHIMKTLKTDLKNGLSNKSSHERLQRLGANVLSENRKKNFFSNLLEGLNDICVKVLLGSSVVSFFLGQFVEAIALGGIVLFQVGLGAVEKSKSETSLNALQNMLIQKAKVIRDGEKAEIDSKQLVPGDLILLEAGDKVPADARIISCEDLKVNESSLTGESIGVLKSAKMCPLHTEMGNRHNMLYMGTNVLSGVAKAVVVCTGKNTEIGKIATMLEEIAEETTPLENKAEGFIGRLIKIYLAAFSVIGSIALLAGMNFVQVLMMGVTFFLGAIPEGLPVTVTTCMVLSVRRMAKKNAVVRHLKAVEHLGSVDVVCCDKTGTLTLNEMTVRKIYADGCSYEVSGIGYSPFGKITLAEGDPTKAASLKELLKAGILCNKASLIQEKNKWEVQGDPTEGALIAAAGKINLDIDAFKTDHTCLKEVPFDSQRRYMLSILETKEKETYAYCKGALDTVLQKCNYIYENGAERLLTKADIENIQLRCNEMAEEALRTLAFAYKKLQHQQEELEKGFVFLGFVGMEDPPREGVKESIKKCLKAGVRVVMITGDHMKTASAIGKQLGLLTEGLVVCGSDLDKMNDRELEDIISKVQVFARTTPEQKYRIVKALKRQGHIVAMTGDGVNDAPAIKEAHIGIAMGMKGSDVARDAACITLVDDDFSTIVAAIEEGRGVVKNLRSVMKYLFAGAIGEMLSILLSFVSGSPIPFLAIQMIWINLVSETLLGSTLAVESPSEEVMLEPASNKPASLIDRPLRNSIVRRGLAIGISTFVLFKGSLLLGASLAKAQTLAFTNFICCQIANLYDSRSNKSGTTNNYMHIMTGLSAVLLAGILYLPILNGLFGTVPLDPLSLLGLAGGIFVSRI; encoded by the coding sequence ATGATTGAAGCTTCAAAGCATACACCACAACAAGACAAGGACATCATCTTATATAAACGAATTCGAATCTCAGTTGATAATGTTTATAGGAACGAAATTTTTTCTATCAATTTATCTCGTTATCTTATGTCCCTTCATGGTGTTCAACAGGCCCAGGCCAATCCTATTACTGGAAGAATTCTTGTTGTGTTTGACGAAAATATCATTAATGAAGATATTATTAAAGAAGAAATTGATAACTTTACTAATACGCCCTCCTCTACCTCTAAAAATATACATAAGAGCAATGGACAACTTCCTTACCATGTCCTAAGCACAGAGCATATCATGAAAACATTAAAAACAGATTTAAAAAACGGCTTATCCAATAAATCTTCTCATGAACGATTACAAAGGTTGGGAGCCAACGTCTTATCAGAAAACCGTAAAAAAAACTTTTTTTCTAATCTTCTAGAAGGATTAAATGATATCTGTGTCAAGGTATTATTAGGCTCTAGTGTTGTATCTTTCTTTTTAGGTCAGTTTGTAGAGGCAATTGCTTTAGGGGGTATTGTATTATTTCAAGTGGGTCTTGGAGCTGTAGAGAAGTCCAAATCCGAGACTTCTTTAAATGCTTTACAAAATATGTTGATACAAAAAGCCAAGGTCATAAGAGACGGAGAAAAAGCAGAAATTGATTCAAAGCAGCTGGTCCCCGGAGATCTTATTTTACTAGAAGCTGGTGACAAGGTGCCTGCAGATGCAAGGATCATCTCCTGTGAGGATTTAAAAGTTAATGAATCCTCCTTAACAGGAGAGTCTATTGGTGTCTTAAAGTCTGCTAAGATGTGTCCTCTTCATACAGAGATGGGCAATAGACACAATATGCTTTATATGGGTACCAATGTATTATCAGGAGTAGCAAAAGCAGTAGTTGTCTGTACTGGTAAAAATACTGAGATCGGTAAAATAGCCACCATGCTGGAGGAAATTGCAGAAGAAACAACCCCATTGGAAAATAAAGCCGAAGGATTTATTGGTAGGTTAATTAAAATCTATCTTGCAGCTTTTTCAGTGATAGGCAGTATTGCTCTTTTGGCTGGTATGAATTTTGTCCAAGTGCTGATGATGGGAGTAACCTTCTTCTTAGGTGCCATTCCCGAGGGCCTTCCTGTAACCGTCACCACTTGCATGGTATTAAGTGTTCGCAGAATGGCTAAGAAAAATGCTGTCGTTCGTCATCTAAAGGCTGTAGAGCATCTAGGATCCGTAGATGTGGTATGCTGTGATAAAACCGGTACACTAACACTAAATGAGATGACAGTCCGCAAAATCTATGCAGATGGATGCTCCTATGAAGTATCAGGGATAGGCTATAGTCCATTTGGCAAAATAACCCTTGCTGAAGGAGATCCAACAAAAGCTGCTTCCCTTAAAGAACTGCTAAAGGCAGGAATTCTTTGTAATAAAGCTTCTTTAATACAGGAAAAAAACAAATGGGAGGTCCAGGGAGATCCCACAGAGGGTGCCCTTATTGCGGCGGCTGGCAAAATAAATCTTGATATAGATGCATTTAAAACTGATCATACATGTCTTAAAGAAGTTCCCTTTGACAGCCAAAGGCGATATATGCTATCTATCCTGGAAACCAAGGAAAAGGAAACCTATGCTTATTGTAAAGGAGCATTAGATACGGTTTTACAAAAATGTAACTATATCTATGAAAATGGTGCAGAACGACTGCTTACCAAGGCAGATATAGAAAACATACAACTTCGTTGTAATGAAATGGCAGAGGAAGCTCTACGAACCTTGGCATTTGCCTACAAGAAGTTACAGCATCAGCAGGAGGAGCTTGAAAAAGGATTTGTATTTTTAGGGTTTGTTGGCATGGAAGATCCTCCTAGAGAAGGGGTTAAGGAGTCTATAAAGAAGTGTTTAAAAGCAGGCGTTAGGGTGGTTATGATTACAGGAGACCATATGAAAACCGCCAGTGCTATAGGCAAGCAATTAGGTCTATTAACCGAGGGTTTAGTAGTATGCGGCAGTGACTTGGATAAAATGAATGACAGAGAACTGGAGGATATTATTAGCAAGGTGCAAGTTTTTGCTAGAACAACCCCAGAACAAAAATATCGAATTGTTAAGGCATTGAAGCGTCAAGGGCATATTGTTGCTATGACAGGAGATGGTGTCAATGATGCACCTGCTATTAAGGAGGCCCATATAGGTATTGCCATGGGAATGAAGGGTAGTGATGTTGCAAGAGATGCTGCCTGTATTACCTTAGTGGATGATGATTTTTCTACAATTGTAGCTGCTATTGAGGAGGGCAGAGGGGTTGTCAAAAATCTAAGAAGTGTAATGAAGTACTTATTTGCTGGGGCCATTGGGGAAATGCTATCGATTCTTCTGTCCTTTGTTTCTGGATCCCCCATACCCTTCTTGGCAATACAAATGATATGGATTAATCTTGTTTCTGAAACCTTGCTTGGCTCTACATTGGCAGTAGAATCACCCTCTGAAGAAGTAATGTTAGAACCTGCAAGCAATAAACCTGCCTCATTAATTGATCGACCTTTAAGAAATAGTATTGTTAGGAGAGGTTTAGCTATAGGCATCAGCACCTTTGTCCTATTTAAAGGTTCTCTGCTGCTGGGAGCTAGTCTAGCTAAAGCACAAACCTTAGCTTTTACCAACTTTATCTGCTGTCAAATTGCCAACCTTTATGATAGTAGAAGCAATAAATCTGGTACTACCAACAACTATATGCATATTATGACAGGACTATCAGCAGTATTGCTTGCTGGAATATTGTACTTGCCGATTTTAAATGGCTTATTTGGTACAGTTCCGCTAGATCCCTTGAGTCTACTAGGATTAGCAGGAGGAATTTTTGTAAGTAGAATATAG
- a CDS encoding SDR family NAD(P)-dependent oxidoreductase, with the protein MEYAKKVLVTGGSKGIGEAIGRAYQAEGYYVMIADIVKSTYADYFYEVNFAEVKEVELLMKKVFEKFQDIDILINNVGVGHNSSLLETKTEDFLRVLNTNLTSVFITSREFAKNRQKSKERYGRILNIASTRYLMSEKNTESYTASKGGIVSITHALAVSLSDYNITVNCISPGWIENNHYEDLTEEDHRQHPSKRVGEPQDIARTCLFLSNEENDFINGQNIIIDGGMTKKMIYV; encoded by the coding sequence ATGGAATATGCTAAAAAAGTTCTAGTAACTGGTGGGTCAAAAGGAATTGGAGAAGCTATTGGCAGGGCGTATCAGGCAGAAGGATATTATGTGATGATAGCTGACATTGTAAAGTCTACTTATGCAGATTACTTTTATGAGGTTAACTTTGCAGAGGTCAAGGAAGTGGAACTGCTAATGAAGAAGGTTTTTGAAAAATTTCAGGATATCGACATATTGATCAATAATGTAGGCGTAGGACATAATAGCAGTTTATTAGAAACAAAAACAGAAGACTTCTTGAGGGTGTTAAATACCAATCTCACCAGTGTTTTTATCACATCAAGAGAGTTTGCAAAAAATAGACAAAAGAGCAAAGAAAGATATGGGCGAATCCTCAATATAGCCTCTACAAGATACCTTATGAGTGAGAAAAATACTGAAAGTTATACTGCTTCAAAGGGTGGTATTGTTTCTATTACCCATGCTTTAGCCGTAAGTCTTTCAGACTACAATATTACTGTGAATTGTATCAGTCCCGGTTGGATAGAAAACAATCATTATGAGGATCTAACTGAAGAAGACCATCGTCAGCACCCATCTAAAAGGGTAGGTGAGCCCCAGGACATAGCTAGAACTTGTTTGTTTCTAAGTAATGAGGAAAATGATTTTATCAATGGTCAAAATATTATAATAGATGGAGGCATGACCAAAAAAATGATTTATGTGTAA
- a CDS encoding arsenate reductase family protein, producing the protein MKYLFLLYPKCSTCQKAKKWLEEKGIEYEERHIVEENPTSEELKNWIPSSGLPIKKFFNTSGILYKEMKLKDKLPTMTDEEKIELLSTNGMLVKRPLVIGNDIVLVGFKVEEWEKLI; encoded by the coding sequence ATGAAATATTTATTTTTACTGTATCCCAAATGTAGCACTTGTCAAAAAGCAAAGAAATGGTTGGAGGAAAAGGGGATTGAATATGAGGAGAGACATATTGTAGAAGAAAATCCAACATCAGAAGAATTAAAAAATTGGATACCAAGTAGTGGGCTGCCTATAAAGAAGTTTTTTAATACAAGTGGTATCTTGTATAAAGAAATGAAATTAAAAGATAAATTGCCTACAATGACAGATGAAGAAAAGATAGAACTCCTCTCCACCAATGGCATGTTAGTAAAACGTCCGTTGGTTATTGGAAACGATATTGTTTTAGTAGGATTTAAGGTTGAAGAATGGGAGAAACTTATTTAG
- a CDS encoding YeiH family protein, with protein MIFFKKYGGGILVSTVLAFLSLFITKIIPYHFIGPGVLALLMGMLLNPMTSKYSSLEKGFGFTSKKILRLAIILMGISLNFSQVLQVGKFSLIVMLFTLITAFGGGYLVGKLFKMDWRLSGLISAGTGICGGSAIAAVAPVIDAEDSQIAYAISATFIFDVLMVILFPIMGSYFSMTDLGYGLWTGTAVNDTSSVVAAGYAFSDIAGNFAVIVKLTRTLSIIPVVLIFSYLNDNLVRKTDAKNFSTTDTVSLHQSKKVSIGKIFPWFILMFLVMVIIKSTGMIPDRISDFISTVSKFFMIMSLGAIGLKTNFSKLAKSGFTPMFHGFIISTLVVVVSFLVQMVIGQV; from the coding sequence ATGATATTTTTCAAGAAATATGGCGGTGGAATATTGGTTTCCACGGTTTTAGCTTTTTTATCCCTATTTATTACTAAAATCATTCCATATCATTTTATAGGTCCCGGGGTTTTAGCACTGCTTATGGGAATGTTGCTGAATCCTATGACTTCAAAATATAGTTCTCTAGAAAAAGGCTTTGGTTTTACTTCTAAAAAGATTCTGCGTCTTGCCATTATCCTGATGGGAATTTCCCTTAATTTCTCTCAGGTGCTTCAAGTAGGTAAGTTTTCTTTAATCGTTATGCTATTTACCCTCATCACTGCCTTTGGTGGTGGTTATTTAGTTGGAAAACTTTTTAAGATGGACTGGAGGCTATCAGGATTGATTTCCGCCGGCACTGGTATCTGCGGCGGTTCTGCCATTGCTGCTGTTGCCCCTGTGATTGATGCAGAGGATAGTCAGATTGCCTATGCCATCTCCGCAACCTTTATCTTTGACGTTCTCATGGTCATCCTTTTTCCCATCATGGGAAGCTACTTTTCCATGACGGACTTAGGCTATGGACTTTGGACTGGAACTGCAGTCAATGATACATCCTCTGTAGTTGCAGCAGGATATGCTTTTTCTGATATTGCAGGAAACTTTGCCGTCATCGTAAAGCTTACACGCACATTATCCATCATCCCTGTTGTTCTTATATTTTCATACCTTAATGATAATCTTGTAAGAAAAACTGATGCAAAAAACTTCAGTACTACTGATACAGTTAGTCTCCATCAAAGCAAAAAAGTTAGTATTGGAAAAATCTTTCCTTGGTTTATTCTAATGTTTCTTGTGATGGTTATTATTAAAAGTACTGGAATGATCCCTGATAGAATAAGTGATTTTATTTCTACTGTAAGTAAGTTCTTCATGATAATGTCCTTAGGTGCAATAGGTTTGAAGACAAACTTCAGCAAGCTTGCTAAATCAGGTTTTACGCCAATGTTTCATGGCTTTATCATTTCTACCTTAGTTGTTGTTGTTTCTTTTTTAGTACAGATGGTTATAGGACAGGTATAA
- a CDS encoding nitroreductase family protein produces MGETYLEGKNITLKVGVTMKQQGYQHFKQPIMEVVSSRYSVRTYRPDKLSEEIKGDLRKYADSIKGPFGPKVRLELIDSVEILEKNGGKIGTYGVIKGAQDYIAAIVENTEKDLEELGYILEKFILYAASIELGTCWLGGTFKRSEFAKLVRLKENEKMPIVTPVGYPRDKKSVVESLMRFAVGANKRKPWNQLFFNENFSKPLEKKDTKKYSEALEAVRLAPSASNKQPWRILKSGSSYHFYLKGDKGYGEKLGFNIQRIDMGIAMCHFEMTLQEEGIKGSWRIEAPQVDHAGIENLSYVVSWIEI; encoded by the coding sequence ATGGGAGAAACTTATTTAGAAGGTAAAAATATCACTTTGAAAGTTGGTGTAACCATGAAACAACAAGGTTATCAGCATTTTAAGCAGCCTATTATGGAGGTAGTTTCAAGTAGATATTCAGTAAGAACCTATCGCCCTGACAAGTTATCAGAGGAGATCAAGGGAGATTTAAGAAAATATGCTGACAGTATTAAAGGACCTTTTGGTCCTAAAGTACGACTGGAATTGATTGATAGCGTTGAAATTCTAGAGAAAAATGGTGGAAAGATTGGTACTTACGGTGTAATTAAAGGAGCTCAAGACTATATTGCAGCAATTGTAGAAAATACAGAGAAGGATCTTGAAGAATTAGGATATATTTTAGAAAAATTTATTTTATATGCAGCCTCCATAGAACTTGGAACTTGCTGGCTGGGTGGAACTTTTAAAAGAAGTGAATTTGCAAAACTAGTAAGGCTAAAGGAAAATGAAAAGATGCCTATAGTTACACCTGTAGGCTATCCACGAGATAAAAAAAGTGTAGTAGAGTCATTGATGCGTTTTGCTGTAGGAGCTAATAAGAGAAAACCGTGGAATCAGTTGTTTTTTAACGAAAATTTCAGCAAACCATTGGAGAAAAAAGATACGAAGAAATACTCGGAAGCTTTAGAAGCTGTGAGACTAGCACCTTCCGCTTCCAATAAGCAGCCATGGAGAATACTGAAAAGTGGAAGCTCATATCATTTTTATTTAAAAGGAGATAAGGGATATGGGGAAAAACTAGGCTTCAATATTCAGAGGATTGATATGGGTATTGCTATGTGTCATTTTGAAATGACTTTACAGGAAGAAGGGATAAAGGGAAGTTGGAGGATAGAAGCTCCTCAAGTAGATCATGCTGGAATAGAAAATTTGAGCTATGTAGTGAGTTGGATAGAAATATAA
- a CDS encoding SHOCT domain-containing protein → MDFRKGIISTALSLTLLMPSVSLASNPIHLVQEGKVPITTNASTEENLQNPKPQLSPEAKAKFQELKNKFKNGEITKDQFHQEMKKLMPENHHCKHKKKCCDNKMKLSDEDKAKLDELKTKLKNGEITKKEFKEEVKQLKWKSDELKEE, encoded by the coding sequence ATGGACTTTAGAAAAGGTATTATATCTACTGCACTTTCACTAACTTTATTAATGCCATCAGTTTCCCTTGCTAGTAATCCTATACACCTGGTACAGGAGGGAAAAGTTCCTATTACCACCAACGCATCAACAGAAGAAAATCTTCAAAATCCAAAACCACAATTATCACCAGAAGCAAAGGCAAAGTTCCAAGAACTAAAGAATAAGTTTAAAAATGGGGAAATTACTAAAGATCAGTTTCATCAAGAGATGAAAAAACTTATGCCAGAAAACCATCACTGCAAACACAAGAAAAAGTGTTGCGATAACAAGATGAAGCTTTCTGATGAAGATAAGGCAAAATTAGATGAACTGAAAACTAAACTGAAAAATGGAGAAATAACGAAGAAAGAATTTAAAGAAGAAGTCAAACAATTAAAGTGGAAAAGTGATGAATTAAAAGAAGAATAG
- a CDS encoding DUF362 domain-containing protein: MQNNEIAVIYGKDPKKMVLELLTQINLGSEWDKEATIGLKPNLVVSKKASSGATTSPEIVEGVIEYLQQQGFRNITIMESSWIGDSTVKAFKVCGYEEISKKYQVPLLDLKKDKTKIVKVKDLDLKVCTSAYDVDFLINLPVLKGHCQTKMTCALKNIKGCIPDDEKRRYHTLGLHKPIAYLNKALKQDVVIVDGMMGDLTFEEGGTPVEMDRIIIGKDPVLIDSYVAELMGYDVEEIEYISIAAALGVGSTNLSDAVITEDGVHNKGTTTIKPSSKVARLGECVVEKEACSACYGTLIHALQRLQDKGQLKALKEKIYIGQGYKGETLEGLGIGLCTSSFSRNLEGCPPKAKDIVKFLEEEC, encoded by the coding sequence ATGCAAAACAATGAAATCGCTGTTATTTATGGAAAAGATCCAAAGAAGATGGTACTAGAATTATTGACACAAATAAATCTAGGAAGTGAATGGGATAAAGAGGCTACAATTGGTTTAAAGCCAAATCTAGTGGTATCAAAGAAAGCCTCCAGTGGTGCTACTACATCACCAGAGATTGTGGAGGGCGTGATAGAATACTTACAACAGCAGGGATTTAGAAATATTACAATTATGGAAAGTTCCTGGATTGGTGATAGTACTGTAAAAGCCTTTAAAGTATGTGGCTATGAAGAAATTTCAAAAAAGTATCAGGTACCGCTATTGGATTTAAAAAAAGATAAAACAAAGATTGTAAAAGTAAAGGATTTAGATTTAAAAGTATGCACATCTGCCTATGATGTGGATTTTTTAATTAATCTTCCAGTTTTAAAGGGTCACTGTCAAACAAAAATGACTTGTGCTTTGAAAAATATCAAGGGATGTATTCCAGATGACGAGAAGAGAAGATATCATACCCTAGGCTTGCATAAACCCATTGCCTACTTAAATAAGGCATTAAAACAGGATGTGGTGATTGTAGATGGCATGATGGGGGATCTAACCTTTGAAGAAGGTGGTACGCCAGTAGAAATGGATCGCATCATTATAGGAAAAGATCCTGTGTTGATTGATAGTTATGTGGCAGAATTAATGGGTTATGATGTCGAAGAGATTGAGTATATTTCCATAGCTGCTGCTTTAGGAGTAGGAAGTACTAACTTAAGTGATGCTGTTATTACTGAAGATGGTGTTCATAATAAAGGCACCACGACTATAAAACCATCCTCCAAAGTTGCAAGATTAGGAGAATGTGTAGTAGAAAAAGAAGCTTGTTCTGCTTGCTATGGTACTTTGATTCATGCGCTGCAAAGGTTACAGGATAAAGGACAACTAAAGGCTTTAAAGGAAAAAATTTATATAGGACAAGGGTATAAAGGCGAAACTTTAGAAGGCTTAGGCATTGGTTTATGTACCAGTAGTTTTTCCAGAAACCTTGAAGGATGTCCGCCAAAGGCAAAGGACATTGTAAAGTTTTTAGAGGAAGAGTGTTAG